A region from the Rhodamnia argentea isolate NSW1041297 chromosome 7, ASM2092103v1, whole genome shotgun sequence genome encodes:
- the LOC115745987 gene encoding probable pectinesterase/pectinesterase inhibitor 59, whose product MFLSGYSSARPKSQLVTVILKSGIDSLVTKKATTCSATQKGCKSNLFPLLYRHTLLCQAIFPICQLIVANPNQRRLHIDPGYAHRAPQSTFQSTMMYVIIRVLLICMFSFPSPAISRGNNNDGISRWCDSTPHPGPCNYFVGHRSHDRSPPRDRSQFRQIMVEVTMDRALDAQKHVSQFSENCTTDRQRQVWSDCTKLYYNTVGQLNRTLEGLGGVHKNCTDFDAQTWLSTALTNIEACQLGFQDLNVSDFISPALSTNLSQLISVSLAVNGALLQDEKPETYAEGFPSWVSRHDRKLLQSSTIKANLVVSKDGAGHFRTIQAALDTAAKRRSTTARFIIYVKRGLYRENIEVANNNNNILMIGDGIKNTIITGSRSVGGGYNTYSSATAGIDGVGFIARGITFTNTAGPQKGQAVALRSASDLSVFYRCAFQGYQDTLWVLSQRQFYKSCYIFGTIDFIFGNAAVVFQNCLIYARKPLQGQSNVITAQGRNDPFQNTGISIHNSRVLASTDLLQATDGVQTYLGRPWMQYSRTVYMKTYLGSLVSPAGWTTWEGSNSVWNTLYYGEYGNSGPGSSTTSRVTWPGYHVITSAATASSFTVSSFIAGRSWLPATGVPYTSGL is encoded by the exons ATGTTCCTCTCCGGGTACTCCTCAGCCCGCCCTAAAAGTCAGCTCGTAACCGTTATTTTAAAATCTGGGATCGATTCATTAGTCACAAAGAAAGCTACTACCTGTTCTGCTACTCAAAAGGGTTGTAAGTCAAATTTGTTCCCTCTCTTATATAGACACACTCTCCTTTGTCAAGCAATCTTCCCCATTTGCCAACTCATCGTCGCGAATCCTAATCAAAGACGTCTTCATATTGATCCGGGTTACGCTCATAGAGCGCCACAAAGCACATTTCAGAGCACCATGATGTATGTGATCATCAGAGTCTTGCTGATATGCATGTTCTCCTTCCCTTCTCCTGCAATCTCTAGGGGCAATAACAATGATGGCATAAGCCGTTGGTGCGACAGCACACCGCACCCGGGGCCATGCAACTACTTCGTCGGTCATAGGAGCCATGACCGCTCGCCGCCGCGGGACCGATCGCAGTTCCGCCAAATCATGGTTGAAGTGACCATGGACCGAGCCCTCGATGCGCAGAAGCATGTGTCACAATTCAGCGAGAATTGCACAACTGATAGGCAACGGCAGGTGTGGTCCGATTGCACGAAACTTTATTATAACACGGTTGGTCAGCTCAACCGGACGCTGGAAGGCCTAGGTGGGGTGCATAAAAACTGCACCGACTTTGACGCGCAAACATGGCTCAGCACGGCTCTCACGAACATTGAAGCGTGCCAATTAGGATTTCAAGACCTGAATGTCTCCGACTTCATATCGCCGGCCCTGTCGACTAATTTATCGCAGCTGATCAGCGTTAGTTTGGCGGTTAACGGGGCTTTGCTACAGGATGAAAAACCAGAGACTTATGCAGAAGGATTTCCCAGTTGGGTGTCTAGACATGATAGGAAACTACTGCAATCTTCCACAATAAAGGCTAATCTCGTGGTGTCCAAAGACGGGGCGGGGCATTTCCGAACTATACAAGCGGCTCTAGATACTGCTGCAAAAAGGCGCTCCACAACTGCAAGATTCATCATCTATGTGAAAAGAGGACTCTACAGGGAAAACATAGAGGTAGccaataacaataacaatatcCTGATGATAGGTGATGGCATAAAGAACACCATTATCACAGGCAGCCGAAGTGTCGGAGGAGGTTACAATACATATAGTTCCGCCACGGCCG GTATCGATGGCGTTGGCTTTATAGCTCGTGGCATTACGTTTACCAACACAGCAGGTCCACAAAAGGGGCAAGCAGTTGCGCTGAGATCCGCATCTGACCTCTCGGTGTTCTACCGCTGTGCTTTCCAGGGATACCAAGACACTCTGTGGGTGCTTTCGCAGCGTCAATTTTACAAGTCCTGCTACATCTTTGGCACCATAGACTTCATCTTCGGAAATGCAGCAGTCGTCTTCCAAAATTGCTTGATCTACGCTAGGAAGCCATTGCAAGGTCAATCCAATGTGATAACGGCTCAAGGGCGCAACGACCCCTTTCAGAACACGGGAATTTCAATCCACAATTCACGAGTCCTAGCCTCAACCGACCTATTGCAGGCGACAGACGGCGTCCAAACATACCTTGGGCGGCCATGGATGCAATACTCGAGGACAGTATACATGAAAACGTATCTCGGCTCTTTAGTTAGTCCTGCAGGTTGGACCACATGGGAAGGTAGTAATTCTGTTTGGAACACATTGTACTATGGCGAGTACGGGAACTCTGGACCTGGAAGTTCGACAACAAGCCGAGTTACATGGCCCGGTTATCATGTAATTACAAGCGCCGCCACTGCTTCGAGTTTCACCGTGAGCAGTTTCATAGCAGGCAGATCATGGTTACCTGCGACTGGTGTGCCATACACTTCCGGATTGTGA
- the LOC115741543 gene encoding monocopper oxidase-like protein SKS1, which yields MALLQLSLFRLVHIALLWGICLAADPFVSYDLKLSYQTASPLGVPQQVIAVNGKFPGPLINATTNYNVVINVHNQLNEELLLTWPGIEMRHNSWQDGVLGTNCPIPQTWNWTYQFQMKDQIGSYFYYPSLNLQRASGGFGPIIINNRDIIPIPFAQPDGDIILMIGDWYTRNHTALRAALDAGKDLGMPDGVLINGKGPFRYNNTLVSDGIAYETVTVDPGKTYRFRVHNVGTSTSLNFRIQNHNLLLVETEGHYTAQQNYTSLDIHVGQSYSFLVTMDQNASTDYYIVASARFVNESLWQRVTGVAILHYTNSKGPATGPLPDPPNDIYDKSMSMNQAKSIRQNVTASGARPNPQGSFHYGSINVTDVYVLQSVPPVTIDGKLKATLNGISFINPGTPIRLADQDNVKGDYKLDFPSQPLDRPPQADTSLLNATYKGYIEIILQNNDTVMQSFHVNGYSFFVVGMDYGEWTENSRGTYNRWDAIFRSTTQVFPGAWTAIQISLDNPGVWNIRAENLDRWYLGQETYMKIVNPEENGQTEMARPDNVLYCGALQYKQKNQSNSSSTSNIPGELRLLFTFMLALYVAIFSFS from the exons ATGGCCCTGCTTCAGCTCTCTCTGTTTCGTTTGGTCCACATTGCTCTGCTCTGGGGCATATGTTTGGCTGCTGATCCTTTCGTCTCTTACGATTTGAAGCTCTCTTACCAGACCGCGTCGCCGCTCGGCGTTCCTCAACAG GTTATAGCAGTTAATGGGAAGTTTCCTGGCCCCCTTATCAATGCTACCACTAATTACAATGTTGTTATAAATGTCCATAACCAGTTGAATGAAGAGCTTCTCCTGACATG GCCTGGAATAGAAATGCGACATAATTCATGGCAAGATGGTGTCCTTGGGACAAACTGCCCAATCCCTCAAACATGGAACTGGACCTATCAGTTTCAAATGAAGGATCAGATTGGCAGCTACTTTTACTACCCATCTCTTAATTTGCAAAGAGCATCAGGTGGCTTTGGTCCAATCATCATCAACAATAGGGATATTATTCCTATTCCTTTTGCCCAACCTGATGGAGACATCATATTGATGATTGGTGATTGGTATACACGAAACCATACG GCATTAAGGGCAGCCCTGGATGCTGGAAAAGACCTCGGGATGCCTGATGGGGTTCTCATAAATGGAAAGGGGCCCTTTAGATACAATAACACACTAGTATCTGATGGCATAGCATACGAAACTGTTACTGTTGATCCAG gaaaaacaTATCGCTTCCGAGTGCACAACGTTGGGACGTCGACTAGCTTGAACTTTAGGATTCAGAATCATAATTTGCTTTTAGTGGAGACAGAAGGCCATTACACAGCGCAGCAAAATTATACGAGCCTAGATATCCATGTTGGCCAATCCTACTCTTTCTTAGTAACAATGGATCAGAATGCCAGCACTGACTACTACATTGTGGCAAGTGCTAGATTTGTGAATGAATCACTCTGGCAGAGAGTCACAGGTGTGGCCATCTTGCACTATACTAACTCAAAAGGACCAGCAACTGGCCCTCTACCTGACCCACCTAATGATATCTATGACAAGTCCATGTCTATGAATCAGGCAAAATCAATCAG GCAGAATGTTACTGCAAGCGGAGCTCGCCCTAATCCACAAGGGTCTTTCCATTATGGTTCAATCAATGTGACTGATGTATACGTGTTGCAGAGTGTTCCACCAGTGACAATCGATGGGAAGCTTAAAGCCACATTGAATGGTATCTCATTTATCAACCCTGGAACGCCTATAAGGCTTGCTGACCAGGATAATGTGAAGGGAGATTATAAACTTGATTTTCCAAGTCAGCCCCTGGATCGACCACCCCAGGCAGATACATCTCTGTTAAATGCCACCTATAAAGGTTATATAGAGATAATATTGCAGAACAATGACACCGTGATGCAGAGCTTTCATGTGAAtggttattcattttttgtggttGG TATGGATTATGGAGAATGGACAGAGAATAGCAGAGGCACATACAATCGTTGGGACGCAATATTCCGTTCCACAACACAG GTTTTCCCTGGTGCTTGGACAGCAATCCAGATATCTCTCGACAATCCTGGAGTCTGGAACATTAGAGCTGAAAATCTTGATAGATGGTATCTTGGTCAAGAAACTTACATGAAAATTGTGAACCCTGAAGAAAATGGTCAAACAGAGATGGCACGACCAGATAATGTGCTATATTGTGGTGCACTTCAGTACAAGCAGAA GAATCAAAGTAACTCATCTTCAACCTCCAACATACCTGGAGAATTGCGACTGCTGTTTACATTTATGCTGGCACTTTATGTGGCGATTTTCTCTTTCAGCTGA